One window of the Spirochaetota bacterium genome contains the following:
- the amrA gene encoding AmmeMemoRadiSam system protein A, which yields MIELDKDQQVKLLKLARNTIAEELGLDAGERLEFNDAIYAEKCGAFVTLHVRGRLRGCIGYIKGVKNIPETITDMAKASAFNDPRFPPLRKEEYGGIDIEISVLSPIEPVESVSEIKVGRDGLIISRGYNSGLLLPQVPTEQGWDLEMFLVNTCYKAGLPGSAWQQKGTKIEKFSAQVFGEKELGLIKEKSE from the coding sequence ATGATAGAACTTGATAAGGATCAACAGGTCAAGCTGCTGAAACTGGCGAGAAATACCATAGCCGAGGAGCTTGGGCTGGATGCAGGTGAACGACTCGAATTCAACGACGCCATCTACGCGGAAAAGTGCGGGGCCTTTGTGACCCTCCATGTAAGAGGCCGCCTCAGGGGCTGCATCGGATATATCAAGGGAGTGAAAAATATTCCGGAGACAATCACGGACATGGCGAAGGCGTCCGCCTTCAATGATCCGCGCTTCCCGCCGCTCAGGAAAGAGGAGTACGGCGGCATTGATATCGAAATATCGGTGCTGTCTCCCATTGAGCCGGTGGAAAGCGTTTCGGAGATCAAGGTTGGGAGGGACGGCCTGATCATATCGCGCGGCTACAATTCGGGGCTCCTGCTTCCCCAGGTCCCGACCGAGCAGGGATGGGACCTGGAGATGTTCCTCGTCAATACCTGCTACAAGGCGGGCCTTCCCGGCAGTGCGTGGCAGCAGAAGGGAACCAAGATCGAGAAATTTTCAGCCCAGGTCTTCGGCGAGAAGGAATTGGGATTAATCAAAGAAAAAAGCGAGTAA
- a CDS encoding ABC transporter permease: MSLYELFIGFRYLKSKKSQGIVSTNTLLSILIVFLGVFILIVVLSVMNGFQAAIKDKILDVDSHVTVQNMYGPSEGSGIRNYESLVGKIRSIEDVRSADPYIMSQGMIRLGSTISPVMVRGIGRNGVIPPDVAKFIIKDAGDFSKKGKRRLSGKTVAEFFNTRSVFIGQEMATNNNILIGDSIELIVAKGALALRTGLTPGMEQFRVIGFFKTEYYDYDTKLVILSLPQAQRLFEIGDAVTGIGIKIRDVYRAARVSERINALLGYEYLTMTAEEKNRNLFYALQLEKLIMMIILFLVIISAGFTIMGTLVMVVMEKRKAVGILKSMGAKPNSIMVIFILEGFFIGIIGSLLGVICGIAAALNLDAIIRWVEGAINGIMGWIYGIFNMGIYTRINLVPSHVYYIEGIPTEVNPELVVFIAIVAVFLCTVAAIFPAWSASRLQPVETIRYE; this comes from the coding sequence ATGAGCCTGTACGAATTATTCATCGGATTCCGGTATCTGAAATCCAAGAAGAGCCAGGGCATCGTGTCCACCAACACGCTCCTCTCGATACTGATCGTGTTCCTGGGCGTCTTCATCCTTATCGTGGTGCTCTCCGTCATGAACGGCTTCCAGGCCGCCATCAAGGACAAGATCCTCGATGTCGATTCCCATGTCACCGTGCAGAACATGTACGGGCCGTCCGAGGGGAGCGGTATCCGCAATTACGAGTCCCTGGTCGGGAAGATCAGAAGCATCGAGGATGTCCGCTCCGCCGATCCTTACATCATGTCCCAGGGAATGATCCGCCTCGGCTCCACCATCTCGCCGGTGATGGTCCGCGGCATCGGCCGGAACGGCGTCATCCCTCCGGATGTGGCCAAGTTCATCATAAAAGACGCGGGCGATTTTTCCAAGAAAGGGAAGCGCCGCCTTTCGGGAAAAACCGTGGCCGAGTTCTTCAACACGCGGTCCGTCTTCATCGGCCAGGAAATGGCGACGAACAATAACATCCTCATCGGCGACTCAATCGAGCTGATCGTGGCCAAGGGCGCCCTGGCCCTGCGGACCGGCCTTACCCCCGGCATGGAGCAGTTCAGGGTGATCGGCTTTTTCAAGACCGAGTATTACGATTATGACACCAAGCTGGTCATCCTTTCGCTCCCGCAGGCCCAGCGCCTTTTTGAGATCGGCGACGCGGTGACCGGGATCGGCATCAAGATCCGGGACGTGTACCGGGCGGCGCGGGTGTCCGAGCGGATCAACGCCCTCCTCGGGTACGAGTACCTCACCATGACCGCCGAGGAAAAGAACCGCAACCTCTTTTACGCGCTCCAGCTGGAAAAGCTCATCATGATGATAATACTCTTCCTGGTCATCATCTCGGCGGGGTTCACCATCATGGGAACCCTGGTCATGGTGGTGATGGAAAAGCGCAAGGCCGTGGGCATATTGAAATCGATGGGGGCCAAGCCGAACTCCATCATGGTTATCTTCATCCTGGAAGGCTTTTTTATAGGCATCATAGGGTCCCTCCTCGGGGTCATTTGTGGCATAGCCGCGGCCCTCAACCTCGACGCGATCATCCGGTGGGTCGAGGGCGCCATCAACGGGATCATGGGCTGGATCTACGGCATTTTCAACATGGGAATCTACACCAGGATAAACCTGGTGCCGAGCCATGTCTACTATATCGAGGGGATCCCCACGGAGGTCAACCCGGAGCTGGTGGTGTTCATCGCCATCGTCGCCGTGTTCCTCTGCACCGTCGCGGCGATTTTTCCCGCCTGGAGCGCATCGCGGCTCCAGCCGGTGGAGACCATCAGGTATGAATAG
- a CDS encoding ABC transporter ATP-binding protein, protein MVKAENIEKIYGFGRSALRVLKGVSLEIGKGEIISIVGPSGAGKSTLLNIIGCLDYFQNGAMTVMGRDITNLSVEDLSGFRNRHIGFIFQSHNLLPEFTALENIMIPLMIRRAKKGEARSRALSLLDRFNLADRAHHKPSELSGGECQRVAIARAIVGKPDILLADEPTGNLDQANSRMLTDMLLDLGREEGTTIVIVTHDRDIAARTGKTITLIDGKIE, encoded by the coding sequence ATAGTAAAAGCGGAGAACATCGAGAAGATATACGGCTTCGGCAGGAGCGCCCTCAGGGTCCTCAAGGGGGTTTCCCTGGAGATCGGCAAAGGGGAGATCATTTCGATCGTTGGCCCCTCGGGGGCCGGAAAATCGACCCTGCTGAACATCATCGGGTGCCTGGATTACTTTCAGAACGGCGCCATGACCGTGATGGGCAGGGACATCACCAATCTCTCCGTGGAAGACCTCTCCGGGTTCAGGAACAGGCACATCGGCTTCATCTTCCAGTCCCACAACCTTCTTCCGGAGTTCACCGCCCTGGAGAATATAATGATCCCCCTCATGATCAGGAGGGCCAAGAAGGGCGAGGCCAGGTCGAGGGCCCTGTCCCTCCTCGACCGGTTCAACCTGGCGGACCGCGCCCATCACAAGCCGTCGGAGCTCTCCGGCGGCGAGTGCCAGCGGGTCGCCATCGCCCGCGCTATCGTGGGCAAACCGGACATCCTCCTGGCCGACGAGCCGACGGGCAACCTCGACCAGGCCAATTCCCGGATGCTCACCGACATGCTCCTTGACCTGGGGAGGGAGGAGGGCACCACCATCGTGATCGTGACCCATGACCGTGACATTGCCGCCCGGACCGGGAAAACCATAACCCTGATAGACGGCAAGATAGAATGA
- a CDS encoding flagellar protein FlgN, which produces MEHHISEMLRILKEETGLFEKLCSLEKEKTGAIVEHNGKLMEKISIEEEGLLSMIENLESARLRQVGDYMRKRRIRTDNVTLSDVAATAEQPVSENMRLLGRGLKEVMMKLGRLQETNRALINDNMEYYNILLTGLRRNGALDAGYGSDGREEEKLKNSILFNQTA; this is translated from the coding sequence ATGGAACATCATATATCTGAAATGCTGAGAATACTTAAGGAGGAAACCGGCCTTTTCGAGAAGCTCTGCTCCCTTGAAAAAGAGAAGACCGGGGCCATCGTTGAACATAACGGCAAGCTCATGGAGAAAATTTCTATCGAGGAGGAGGGGCTCCTGTCCATGATCGAAAACCTGGAATCGGCGCGCCTCAGGCAGGTCGGCGACTACATGAGAAAGCGGCGTATCCGGACGGACAATGTGACCCTGTCGGACGTGGCCGCCACGGCTGAACAACCCGTTTCCGAGAACATGCGGCTCCTGGGCCGCGGCCTGAAAGAGGTCATGATGAAGCTGGGGCGCCTGCAGGAAACCAACAGGGCCCTCATCAACGACAACATGGAGTATTACAATATACTGCTGACGGGGCTGCGCAGGAACGGCGCCCTGGATGCCGGGTACGGCAGCGACGGCAGGGAAGAGGAAAAGCTGAAAAATTCCATCCTGTTCAACCAGACAGCGTAA
- the flgK gene encoding flagellar hook-associated protein FlgK, translated as MNSTFMGLEIGKKGLMTHQQALHTTGHNISNAENKEYSRQRVVITAADPLYVPALNRSNTPGNIGQGSVVSSVERIRDSFIDDRIMVEKNNAGYWKVRNEFVYQIEAIYNEPSEESVRNRLDELWKSWEELSKYPEERSTREVVKEKAVNLSHEVNYAYNQLYDLRMNANRQIEGRVNQLNMYGKDIRDLNERILKAEALGDNPNDLRDRRDALIEKMSQLVNISVGRSDKDETIVYISGENFVQGEVFHPLALEMDQTNDGLFKVVWKDSGRDVDIRHGEIASLIDIRDKVIRQNINDINSFAINLVDLTNEVHRDGFSRRNETNVDFFRHLVISDNVDGNFDLTNDGVNDVTAIFKVSGNNRIDASAAIGINGTLTFVNNTELESNVQIDYSASDTALTIIKKINDAHMGVVAYMNHNGQLALKATTAQDMDRKNFMIRHLEDSGQFLVGLTGILKQSGPQGSFDYRRVNDIIKFLPSREHVTITPKFNPAAHMAVSDTIIADVDRISAARGKDVGGTGDVNTSNGIGDGSNALRIAHIRHKNAMVDTNTTFNDFYTAVISRTGTQGEEAKDRVKNQETLLKNLVNLRESISGVNLDEEMSNMVAFQHGYNAAARVITTMDHMLDTIINRMGV; from the coding sequence ATGAATTCAACATTCATGGGTCTTGAAATAGGGAAGAAGGGGCTGATGACCCACCAGCAAGCCCTTCACACCACCGGTCACAACATCTCCAACGCGGAGAACAAGGAATATTCGCGCCAGCGCGTTGTGATAACCGCGGCGGACCCGCTTTACGTGCCGGCCCTGAACCGCTCCAACACGCCGGGCAACATCGGCCAGGGCTCCGTCGTCTCCTCCGTCGAGCGCATCCGCGACAGCTTCATCGACGACCGGATCATGGTCGAGAAGAACAACGCCGGATACTGGAAGGTGCGCAACGAGTTCGTGTACCAGATCGAGGCCATATACAACGAGCCTTCCGAGGAGTCGGTCCGTAACCGCCTCGACGAGCTCTGGAAGTCGTGGGAGGAGCTTTCCAAGTACCCCGAGGAGCGCTCCACGCGGGAGGTCGTGAAGGAGAAGGCCGTCAACCTGTCACACGAGGTGAACTACGCCTACAACCAGCTCTACGATCTGCGGATGAACGCGAACCGGCAGATCGAGGGCAGGGTCAACCAGCTGAACATGTACGGGAAGGACATCCGCGACCTGAACGAGCGGATACTCAAGGCCGAGGCCCTGGGCGACAATCCCAACGACCTGAGGGACCGCCGCGACGCGCTCATCGAGAAGATGTCGCAGCTGGTGAATATCAGCGTGGGCAGGAGCGACAAGGACGAGACCATCGTCTACATCAGCGGCGAGAACTTTGTCCAGGGCGAGGTGTTCCATCCCCTGGCTCTCGAGATGGACCAGACGAACGACGGACTCTTCAAGGTCGTGTGGAAAGATTCCGGCCGGGACGTCGATATCCGCCACGGCGAGATCGCGAGCCTCATCGATATCAGGGACAAGGTCATCCGCCAGAACATCAACGATATCAACTCCTTCGCGATCAATCTCGTGGACCTGACCAACGAGGTGCACCGCGACGGCTTCAGCAGGCGCAACGAGACCAATGTCGATTTTTTCAGGCACCTGGTCATCAGCGACAACGTTGACGGCAATTTCGACCTGACCAACGACGGGGTGAACGACGTGACCGCCATCTTCAAGGTCTCCGGGAACAACAGGATAGACGCGTCGGCCGCCATCGGCATCAACGGCACCCTCACCTTCGTGAACAACACGGAGCTCGAATCGAACGTTCAGATCGACTACAGCGCCTCTGACACGGCCCTCACGATCATAAAAAAGATAAACGACGCGCACATGGGCGTCGTGGCATACATGAACCACAACGGCCAGCTGGCCCTCAAGGCCACCACGGCCCAGGACATGGACAGGAAGAATTTCATGATCAGGCACCTGGAGGATTCCGGCCAGTTCCTGGTGGGGCTCACCGGGATACTGAAGCAGTCCGGGCCCCAGGGATCTTTCGATTACCGGCGGGTCAACGATATCATAAAGTTCCTCCCGAGCAGGGAGCATGTCACGATCACGCCCAAATTCAACCCGGCGGCCCACATGGCCGTTTCGGACACGATCATAGCAGACGTAGACCGGATCAGCGCGGCCCGCGGCAAGGATGTCGGCGGGACGGGCGATGTGAACACGTCGAACGGAATCGGCGATGGCAGCAACGCGCTCCGGATAGCACATATACGGCACAAGAACGCCATGGTGGACACCAATACCACGTTCAACGACTTCTACACCGCGGTCATTTCCCGGACGGGGACCCAGGGGGAGGAGGCGAAGGACCGGGTCAAGAACCAGGAGACCCTTCTCAAGAACCTGGTCAATCTCCGCGAATCGATATCGGGAGTGAACCTTGACGAGGAGATGTCGAACATGGTGGCGTTCCAGCACGGATACAATGCCGCGGCGCGCGTTATCACCACGATGGACCATATGCTGGATACCATAATTAACAGGATGGGGGTATAA